TAAGGGAAATACTTGACCACAACATTATCTTCTCTGAAGGGGAAGGACCTATCCGCACTCATTATTTGAGGGATGGGAATATTCAAGAACCCGAAGATGACGTTGTTCACTGGATGATCGAGTTTCGTGTGATTTATTGGGATGCTAGTTTAATAAATGCAATTAACCAAAGGAGCTGATTGTAGATGGCACGTTCTACGACTGGATTAACAACTGAAACGGTAAACCGCTTTTTAATCAATGCAGGTGCGCTTTATGTGAATTTAGGATTACCTGATGAAAGATTGCTAGGTGCAACTCGTGACGGTGTGACGATGACGATTGAGCAAGATGTAGCTGAAATCGAAGTCGATGGCACAAAAGGACCATTCATGGGTGGACGTCGTATTTTAGAAGTTCGTCCACGCTTAGAAGTAACGATTTTAGAAATGACACCTGAAAACTTTAAATTAGTTCTAGCAGGAAGTGATACAGCAGACTATACAGAAGAAGGCGCAACAGCTCCAACGCATACAGCCATTACTCGTAACCGAGGAATCCAAATGAGTGATTATGTATCGAACATTGCGGTAGTTGGTACGCTATCAGGTTCAAATGAAAACTTCATCGGTATTATCTATAATGCTTTGCAAGATGATGACTTTGAAATCGAAACAGACCCTACAGGTGAAGCGGGATTAAGTGCTACATTCACTGGACACTTTGACCCTGCAAACATGGATCAAGAGCCTTGGGAAATTCGTTTACCTAACATTACGACAACAACAACTGCTCCAAGCGCTTAATATGTGACGTTTACGTATACGTGTACAGAAACCAAAACTACTATATCGGGGGATATGACCTATGAGTTATCAAGTAAGACGTTTAGCGACAAAAGATTTATTTACGATGACAAAGATTCTTTCAAAAATCTCGGGTGATGTGCGAGACGGATTGAAGGATTTGCAGATCCGCAAAATTGACCAACAGCTATTTGGAATTATCGTCGTTGAAGCTGCGATGAAACATGCGGAAAGCGATATGAAACATTTACTGGCTGACTTAATCGGAAAGACGGTTGAGGAGTTTGAGCAAGAGCCTTTCGATGCTCCGATTACGGTTTTAGATATTGTAGCGGAACAAGAGGACTTAAAGAGTTTTTTTACCAAAGCACAAGGTTTAACGAAGAAGTTATTTGGCAAGTAATCGACCTCATTCAAGCGAGATATGGTTGGACGGATGAAATTGTGTTCGACCTTCCATATTCTCGCTTTTGTCAATTACAGGAGCTTCTTTTCAAAAAACGAGAAGAAGAAATCCGAGAATCGTATGTGCTTCAAGCCTTCAATGCGTTTCTCATGGGTGCAGGTCAGAAGAAAAACCTTAAACAATTCCTTAAACACTTGGGCTTAGATGAGAAAAAAACCACTCCACAGCAACAGAAAATGAGCAGGGAAGAAGCGAAGAAAATCGCTCAGCGAAACATCGCCAATGCTCAACAGATTTTGTTGCTTGACCGTATGAACCGAAAACAAAAAGAAGGGTAGGTGAACCCTCATGGAAGTTTTCAAACTCGTTGGACGAATAGCGATGGAAGGTACACAAGCGGTTGAAAAAGCGATTCAAGGCATAGGAACGAAAGCCGACCAATTAGGCACGAAAATGTCAGGTGTCGGAAGCAAAATGTCAGGTGTTGGCTCAGCAATGTCTGTTCCGTTAGGAGCCGCCGCCGCAGGTATTGGCGCGGCGCTAGGTAAAGCGGTTGGCGTAGCAATGGACTTTGAATCGCAAATGGATAGAGTTGGCGCGATCTCAGGTGCTTCGGCTAGCCAAATGCAACAGCTAAATGACCAAGCCTTACAACTTGGTGCATCTACCAGTAAGAGCGCAAGTGAAGTAGCGGTAGGGATGGAAAGCATGGCGGCTTCGGGTTTCTCAGTCAATGAAATCATAGGAGCGATGCCGGGAGTTATCGCGGCCGCTGAAGCCAGTGGTTCAGATATGGCGGTGGTTTCGGATACCGTTGCTTCTGCTTTAAATGGATTTGGCTTAGAAGCTTCCGATGCCTCACACGTTGCCGATGTCTTGGCGCAATCTGCCAACCAATCCGCAGCTGACATCACCGATATGCAATATGCCTTTAAATACGCGGCGCCAGTAGCCAAAACTCTAGGTGTCTCACTGGAAGAAGTTTCGGCGGCCACAGGTATTATGGCTGACGTGGGAATTAAGGGTGAGCAAGCGGGGACAACGTTACGCTCGGCTCTTTTAAGTCTAGCTTCGCCATCCAAAACCGCTTCAGCAGAATTAAATTCACTCGGTATTAACGTAACGGATTCTTCGGGGAAAATGCTACCGTTCTCCAATATCGTTGGTCAGTTAGCCAAGGCTACAGAAGGCATGAGCAATACACAAAAAACAGCGGCGCTCTCAACGATTTTCGGAACAGAAGCGGCGTCAGGTATGTTAGCGGTTATCGATGCAGGACCAGCGAAATTAAACGCCATGACACAAGGGTTACAGAACGCAGACGGTGCTTCCGCTAAGACGGCCGCCCAAATGAAAGACAATTTAAAAGGTGCATTGCAGGAGCTAGGCGGTGCATTTGAAACCTTACAAATTACGGTTGGTACTGCGCTCACACCTGCGATTGAATGGCTTGCAAATAAACTTCAAGGCTTGGCGACGTGGTTTAACAATCTCTCGCCTGGGATGCAACAATTCATCACGTATGGAGCGGCGATTTCAGGTGCAGTGTTAGCTTTAGTGGCAGGAATTGCAGGGTTTATTGCGATACTCGGCGGGATGATTACAGGAATTAGTACAGTGGTTGGGCTATTCGCCACAGGTTCAGCGGGAGCGGCGGCTTTAGGTGGCGCATTTAGTCTCTTAACTGGACCAGTTGGAATTGCCATTGCGATTTTCGCCGCTCTCGTGGCCGCGGGTGTCGCCATCTATAAAAACTGGGATAGTATTAAAGCCTTTGGTATCACCATATGGAACGCAATCACTACTTTCCTTACACAAGCAGGAAATAACATCAAGACGCAATGGACGAACGATATGAACGACTTGAAAACACTCTTTACTACCGTTTTTAATGCAATCAAATCGTTCCTCACTACCGTTTGGACAGCTATTAGAACCGAATTGATAAATGAGTGGAATCAAATTAAAACATCCGCTACTACAGCCTTTAATGGTATAAAAACAGCGGTGACAACAGCCATGAATGCCTTGCAAACAGCCCTGTCAGCGGTATGGAATGCGATTAAAACTGTTGCTACTACAGTATGGGATGGGCTAAAAACTTACTTTACTACAGTAATGTCAACAATTAAAACAGTACTTACTACTGAGTGGAATGCGGTTAAGACATTATTTACAACCGTATGGAATGCGATTAAGTCATCTGTCACTTCTATAGCAAGCTCGCTATGGTCTGCCTTACAAACAGGATGGACGAATTTACAAACGAATGCGACAACCGTTTGGAATGCGATTAAATCATTGTTCACGACAGTGTGGAACGGAATCAAAACATCCGTCACTTCTGTTGCTTCTAGTCTATGGTCAGCTCTACAAACAGGATGGAACAACGTGAAGACCAATGCAACGACGGTGTGGAATGCGATTAAGTCATTCTTTACGACGACATGGAACGGAATCAAATCGTCCGTTACATCAATTGCAACGTCTCTATGGACAGCTTTGCAAAACGGTTGGAATAACTTAAAAACCAATGCGACGACTGTATGGAATGCCATTAAAACATTCTTCACCACAACATGGAATGCCATTAAGTCATCCGTCACTTCTGTTGCAACGTCTCTATGGAATGCGCTAACGACTGGATTTAACAATATTAAATCAACCGCTACGAATGTCTTTAATGCGATTAAAACATTCCTAACGAATACATGGAATGCGATTAAATCAAGCGTTACGTCAGTTGTAAATGCGTTATGGAATTCCATAAAGAGCGCTTTTAACAATATTAAATCCACAGTGACAAGCCTGATCACACAAGCCAAAACAGCGGTGGTAAATCAGTTTAACGAAATGAAAACTAATGCAGTGAATCGTTTCAATCAGCTAAAAAGCAGTGTACAAAGCGCGGCTAGTTCCATTTTGAGTAATGTCAGAAGCCAATTTAATTCAGTGAAAACCGCTATTATGAATCCGATTGAACAAGCCCGCTCAAAAGTACAGTCCGCTTTAAATGCGATTAGAGGATATTTTAGTAGTTTGAAAGGAAAACTGGGGATTTCTATTAACGGAATCAAAACCCCTCACTTTAAAATCAAAAACTGGTCACTAAATCCGAAAAACTGGGTTAGCAATCCTCCTTATATCGATATCCAGTGGTACAAAAAAGGGGGATTCATTGACGGAACATCCATCTTCGGAAACATTGGAATGGGCGAAGCGGGAGCCGAGGGAATTGTTCCTCTCGAAGGAAAACACATGTTACCTATGGCAAAGGCTATCGGGGATTATTTAGGCGATTGGATGCCTGATCAAAAATCTACTGGCTTAGAAAATGCAACGATTGAAGTTCCACTTGTCGTCAATGGTCGAGAGATTGCTAGAGCCATCGTTTCAAATATAGATACCGAATTAAAACGTCAGCAAACAATTAAAAGGAGGGGTTTATAAGTGAGATATTTTACGTTTAACGGGAGGGATTCTCGGGAGCTCTTTCCCTTGACGAACTCCATCACTCGACCTTATCTCCCTCCTATTACCGTTCCTAGCTTTTCCGTAGCAAACCGAGCAGGAGCGGTAAGCGTTCAACGAAATGATATAGGCACAAGGGAAATTGATGTAGCTGTTACCTTCATGATGGATTCCCATGCGGAAGTTAGGCAGCGGGTACGAGCAATGGCTGATTTCCTTATCTATAAAGAAGACAAAATATTGGTGTTCAGTGATGAACCAGACCTACAATACTACGCTCGTTTTAATCAAAGCAAAACAGATTTAGAAGAAGTGGCATACATGGGTCAAGGCACACTCCATTTTACGTGTTATGACCCATTCGCTTATGCCTTAGAAGAAAAGGAAGTTGCCTTTACGGAAATGGAACAAACCATTGTGAATGATGGAAGCACAGAAGCGTATCCACGCTTCAGAATTGTGCCAGCGGAAGATTCTACATGGTTGAAGATTACGAATGTCTCTCTGAATAAATTTATCTATTACAATGCGTCATGGGCCACAGGGGATGCACTCATTATCGACCATACCAACAATCGAGTGTATAACGAAGCAACCGAAGAAAGCCTGATCAAAAACATTACGCTTGATAGTGAATTCTTTGAATTGCAACCTGGGGATAATGTCATTCTGATTCAAAACCAAAACGCTTCAGGTGCAGGTGTGGCAAGCGCTCTAACTGTCAATTGGCGAGAACGTTTCTTCTAGGAGGTGAGAACGAATGGCAGTACAAGCTCTAACAGGTACGATATCCGCTACTTCTAATGGAAGTGGTTCACTTCGTACAAGCTATAGGTTGAATGGTTCGGTATCATCCCTTGCTACCGTAAACGGTCAAGTGGGAAAAAGTTTCGGGATAACTGGACGAATTATAAGCGGTTCGAGTGTGACGGTAACAGAGCTCCGCTATGTAATGGGAGAGGAACGAAAAGAGACAGGATTTTTCGGGCTTGATATATCTTCCTACCAAACTATTAGTAATGCGGATTTACTTTTCAGTAATGTAGATTTTATCTATTTCCGAGCCTATGGTTCAAACCATTCAGGGGATGGAGATACCAGTTTTGAAGACTTCGTGAGTTTAGCAGCGCAACATGGAGTGCCATCAGGTGCTTATTATTTTGGTACTCCTAGTAATGTTGCTGATATTCAAGCGGATGCCGAAGCGCAAGCGGATCAGTTCCTTCTAAAACTATATAATGCCTATGGGTACGGACGAGTTGGGGATTTAATCCCTATGCTCGATATTGAATCCTATACAGATGTGACCACAGGAACCGCTAATTATCCAATGGCTACAGGGATGACTGGACAGCAATTAGTCGATTGGATTAAAGCATTCCGAGACTATTTTTATAACGAAACAGGACGAGCACTCGGGCTTTATGTGAATCGTTATTTCCTGCAAGACCCTACACAAATGGCGATGACTGATGAGGAAGTTTCCCAATTAAGTTTCATGCCTTTATGGATAGCAGAATATGACCGCTATTATAAATCAAATCCAACTGGTTCTCCCGAAGTGTTGGGGGGATGGAAGGATTATAACCTATGGCAGTATGAAATCATTAAGGATGCTAGTTCATACGGAGTGACAAGCAGTAATAATGAGATTGACCATAACTATACGTACAGCATGTCTCAGATAACACCTATTGAAGCTCCTACGAATGTCGAACTCACACAGCTCACGAATAGAACGATACAGATTACGTATACCGAACCGGTTGACGTTGATTATACTGGCTCTGAAATTTATGTAAATGGGGAGTTCTTTGGGACTGTTCCTAAAGGGAGCAATGAAACGACAATTGAAGTAAATACGGCTATTGATGACCAGTTACAAGTGAATGTCGTAGCAGTGGATATATGGGGAGATAAAGGATGGAGTTCTAATTCGTATATCACGATGAGAGACGTTGAAGGTCTCATTCCTCCACCGACAACGGTACCTGTAAAACCTCATCCTCTCTATATCTTTAACAGGGAAGAGGAATTAGTAGCGGTATTGGAACAAGGGGATAAAGACGCGTGTACGTACTATAACGGAAAAATCAAACACGTTTTAAATGGAGAACAGCTTCTCACGTTTACGGTTCCAGTGACTCATCCTGATGCCGAAAAGATTGAGGAATTAGGAAGTGTCGCTGTTAAAAATAAATACCGTCAATGGCAACTCTATACCATTACCGAGATCGTTGAGATTCATGATGAAGACGGACTGATTGAAAAAGACGTGACCGCAGAGGGAGCCTTTGTCGAACTCGATGATGTGATTATCGAATACTTATTTCATGACCGAAAACGACCTGCAGTTGTGCTTCCTACTTTACTGTCAGGCACACGATGGGAAGTAGGGAGTGTTGAAGGGACAGAAATTCATGATTTAACCGTTGAACGTGAAAGTATTTTAAGTGCCCTGCAAACATTCAGGGAGCGATGGCATGGAGAGCTCACCTTCCGAGTAGAGATTGTGGGAAATCGTATTGCAAGACGAATTATTGATTTTACCCCGATGCAAGGAGCTTGGAAAGGAAAACGGTTTGAATACAGTGAGGATTTAACCGAAATCACACGTACCATTGACGCTCGGGGATTAAAAACCGCTCTGTATGTGTATGGCCCCGAAATTCCTGATAGTAACGGTTTATTAATGGGGATTGAAGATATTGAATGGGTGAAAGCAAATGGAGATCCTACCGATAAACCACTCGGGCAATCGTGGGTCGGGGACGATACTTCTCGTTTGATTTGGGGGAGACCGATTGACGGGGGAACAGAAAAAAATCATTTGTTTGGTGTCTATGAAAATAACGATGCGGTTGATAATGAGGACTTAATCTGGAAGGCATGGGTGAACTTACAGACAATTAATGAGCCTAATATTAGCTATGATGCCAAAGTGGTAGATTTATATAACTTACTTGGAATAGAAGCGGAAAGTGTGGATTTAGGGGATACTGTAGCAGTCCTAGATAGAGATTTAGGGATAGAAGTACAAGCCCGAATCGTACAGTATGTATTCGATTTAGATTATCCCGAAAAGGATGATTTGACACTAGGAAACTATCTTCCAAATTTCACAACGGATTCTGCTCAAGTGGATGACCTTACAAGAAAGGTAGATAACTTGGAACAAACCGCTTTAAAAGAAGGAGATACCATTAATCCTTCATGGCTTGATACGGAATTTGAATTTGCTCAGGATGCCATTCGTCTTGGCGGGGGAACGGTCATCATGAATAAAAATGACGGTATCCTAATTGTTGATGATCCTGATAATCCGCAAAAGGCAATCAAACTGAATGCAGGACAAATTGCGTTAGCTGATAGCCGAGACATTGCAACTAATACCTTTAACTGGCGGGCATTTGGTACAGGAGCAGGATGGTTATCTGATTTAGTCAAGACAGGGTTTATCCAATTTGACCGCTCACAAGGGGGAACGCTGCTTCTTGGGGGAGAGGAAAATGGAAATGGTCAGTTAGTAGTTTACGATGCAAATGGAAACGTAGTCGGAGATTTGGATTCCTCAAAAGGTGGTTTTACGAATTTATACGTTGGGAATTTCAGATCGGATAATGTATTAAATAGTAATTCAGATGACATGACCATTATTGTAAATCCTAGTACAGGCGATGATAACAATGATGGATTAACATCTGCGACAGCCTTAAAACGTCTCCAACGTGCGATTGACCGAATCCCAAAACATAATAACGCAATTGTTGATATTTATGTACAGAAAGCTAGTTTCAATGAGTACGAGGTTCGAATTGAAGGATTCTTTGGACTAGGAAGAATAAGAATCTATTTTCAACAAGCCACGTTAAATGGAATGATTTACATTTATAGTAATAACCAACGAATTGAGTTGTACGATGGATTCGTCAATCAAATCTATGGAACTCAATATTTAGGGGATGGGACTATTTCCGTCACTCGTACACTTGATGTTTATCTGAGTAATATGAATGTCTATTCCCGAAGAAATGTTGACTATGGTCTTCGTGTTCGTTCAGGCTACTGTCGTGTAGAAGATTGCAAGTTTTATGATAATACAACCGCAGGTGTTTATGCTGAACTAGGCGGTGTAATTGATATGACTGGAAGCAATGAAGGAAGCGGAGGATACGCGGGAATTCGAGCGTCGGGATCAGGACGTATTGCTGTTTTAGATGGAACCGTACCAGCAGGAACCGTTGTAAAAGAATCTGTTGCCGGTGGAGATATTGTGGGAGCTGTTCCAACTTCGGGTACAGTCGGTACACCATTAATTCTAGACGCTCCACCAATCACAACCATTTTCAGCCCTGACGTTGTTCGTTCGTGGAACAGTAGAAAAGGATGGAATACAAACAACAACTATCTGTATCAAGGAGAATGGAGCGACAAAGATTCATTAGGAAATACAACTTATTACGGAAACTATAAGGGATGTATTTTCTTCAACAATAGCGCAATCTTAACTGCGATCTCAGGAAGAACAGTATTAAGTGCTCGACTTCGTTTAAAACGTTTAACGTATGGTGGTTATTCAGGTCAATATCCAGTTACGTTATGGGCATTAGATAGTCAAAAATCCGTTGTTGGTGTCACTGAACCTGTTTTCGATTACAACATTAGCAGTAATACCTATTTTGGTTGGGGCGAAGAAGACTGGATTACCATTCCAATCTGGATTATCACATCCCTCACGAACGGAAGTTACGGGGGATTAGGTATCTATACCGTAAATGGTTCTAGTTACATGATTATGGAAGAGGACGTGAAGCTTGAAATCACGTACAAATAAAGGAGGTGAGGCGAGCGAAAAAAGGGTAAATAATTAGTACACGTTTACGTATACATTTACGTGTAAGAGAGGAGGAAACCGTAATGGACAAGACTTGGGCGATTATTAGCGTCATCGTATTAGCCATTGTGTTTTATCTAGGTTTCACCGCTGTTATAAATATCGGGTGGGTTATAGGCTTTGCCTTAATTACACTTGTCGTCTTTTTCGTAGTATTTGAAATCCTAGACAATGTATTTGGACTAGGAACCATTGGAGCAATCATTTTAGCTTTAATTCTATTTCAACTATTTGCTTGGTAGTCAGTCAGGGGGTTAGTGGTTTTCCATTAGCCCCTTTGATTTGGAGGAACTGCAATGACGTATTGGAAAATATTATTACAACTGCCTATTGCTATACTATGTCTTTTCTTTTTCCTCCGAATTATGGGAAATAAAGAAATGCAACAATCTACACCGATTGAAGTAGCATGTGTCGTTTTACTAGCTAGTATGGCTTGGGATGTTATTTTTGGAGGACAATATATTATTCCTCACATGATATTAATGATGGTCGTACTTGTGATTGTGATTTATCTCATTGATTGGCTTACGTTTAGGTTTTCGCTCTCCGAAAAACTCTTTTTCGGGGAACCCGAAGTTATTGTTCGGGATGGAGTAGCATTACCATCCGTTATGGAAAGAAACCGAATCTCTCATAAAGAACTAGCCGCCAAGCTTCGAGCAAAAGGCATATTTGATATAAAAGAAGTCGAAGTAGCGATTCTTGAAATTTCAGGTGATATATCCGTTAAAAAGAAGGAGGATTCTTGATGGTTACAGTTTTATTAGATCCAGGGCATGGTGGAACAGATGGTGGTGCAGGTACAGCCCCTTATTTAGAAAAGACACGAAATTTAGAACTAGCCTTAAAAGTACGAGATTACTTGCTGTCTACGTTTACGGTGAATGTCATTATGTCACGTACAACTGATAAAACGGTTAGCTTAGACGCTCGAACAAATCTAGCCAACCAACAGCATGTCGATTACTTCTTATCCATTCATCATAATTCAGGCGCACCTTCAGCAAGAGGATATGAAGACTTCACCTATATTAATGTAAATGACACTTCTACATCAGATAGAATCCGAGCTGCCATTCATACCGAAGTGGTCAATCGAATCTTAAATAAATATGGTTTACCGAATCGTGGGAAGAAAAAAGCAAATTTCCATGTTCTTCGAGAAAGTACGATGGCGTCCACGTTGCTTGAAATTGGTTTCGTATCCAATACGAGCGACCAACACTTAATCGCAAATCCTGCTTTTTATAATGATATGGCCGTCGCCATCGGTGAAGGCGTGGGAAAAGGATTAAGCTTGGTGCGAAAAAAATCTACGCCTACTCTATCGCCATCGCCAAGTACGCCATCCAAAACATTCTATCGTGTGCAAGTCGGCGCTTACAAAGAACGAGCGAATGCGTTAGCCATGCAAACACGTTTAAAAAGCGCAGGATTCCCGACCATCCTTTCATATAGCAATGACATTTACCGCGTACAAATTGGTGCATATGGCAACAAAGATAATGCGACGGCCATGGAAAGACGCTTACGTTCCGCTGGCTTCCCTGTCTTTGTTTATCAGGTGTAAACATGTACGTAAACATGTACGTATCAAAAGATGAACGTGTAACGGTAAATGTCACGAAAGTCATTGATGGCGACACGTTTGTAGCGGACGTTTCGTTCAATGTACTAGGCAATGTCTTTGTATTAAAAGAGCAACATTTTCGGATGGAAGGAATCAATGCTCCAGAAAGAAAAGGCGAAACGAAAGAGCTTGGCGAAGCCAGCCGAGCCTTTTTGGAAAGTGTGATTGGTGGAAAATCGGTTGAAGTGGTTGTTCCAAGCAAGGAAAAGTATGGACGATGGTTGGCGACCGTCTACCTTGGCGATCTC
The genomic region above belongs to Priestia aryabhattai and contains:
- a CDS encoding phage tail tape measure protein gives rise to the protein MEVFKLVGRIAMEGTQAVEKAIQGIGTKADQLGTKMSGVGSKMSGVGSAMSVPLGAAAAGIGAALGKAVGVAMDFESQMDRVGAISGASASQMQQLNDQALQLGASTSKSASEVAVGMESMAASGFSVNEIIGAMPGVIAAAEASGSDMAVVSDTVASALNGFGLEASDASHVADVLAQSANQSAADITDMQYAFKYAAPVAKTLGVSLEEVSAATGIMADVGIKGEQAGTTLRSALLSLASPSKTASAELNSLGINVTDSSGKMLPFSNIVGQLAKATEGMSNTQKTAALSTIFGTEAASGMLAVIDAGPAKLNAMTQGLQNADGASAKTAAQMKDNLKGALQELGGAFETLQITVGTALTPAIEWLANKLQGLATWFNNLSPGMQQFITYGAAISGAVLALVAGIAGFIAILGGMITGISTVVGLFATGSAGAAALGGAFSLLTGPVGIAIAIFAALVAAGVAIYKNWDSIKAFGITIWNAITTFLTQAGNNIKTQWTNDMNDLKTLFTTVFNAIKSFLTTVWTAIRTELINEWNQIKTSATTAFNGIKTAVTTAMNALQTALSAVWNAIKTVATTVWDGLKTYFTTVMSTIKTVLTTEWNAVKTLFTTVWNAIKSSVTSIASSLWSALQTGWTNLQTNATTVWNAIKSLFTTVWNGIKTSVTSVASSLWSALQTGWNNVKTNATTVWNAIKSFFTTTWNGIKSSVTSIATSLWTALQNGWNNLKTNATTVWNAIKTFFTTTWNAIKSSVTSVATSLWNALTTGFNNIKSTATNVFNAIKTFLTNTWNAIKSSVTSVVNALWNSIKSAFNNIKSTVTSLITQAKTAVVNQFNEMKTNAVNRFNQLKSSVQSAASSILSNVRSQFNSVKTAIMNPIEQARSKVQSALNAIRGYFSSLKGKLGISINGIKTPHFKIKNWSLNPKNWVSNPPYIDIQWYKKGGFIDGTSIFGNIGMGEAGAEGIVPLEGKHMLPMAKAIGDYLGDWMPDQKSTGLENATIEVPLVVNGREIARAIVSNIDTELKRQQTIKRRGL
- a CDS encoding distal tail protein Dit, whose amino-acid sequence is MRYFTFNGRDSRELFPLTNSITRPYLPPITVPSFSVANRAGAVSVQRNDIGTREIDVAVTFMMDSHAEVRQRVRAMADFLIYKEDKILVFSDEPDLQYYARFNQSKTDLEEVAYMGQGTLHFTCYDPFAYALEEKEVAFTEMEQTIVNDGSTEAYPRFRIVPAEDSTWLKITNVSLNKFIYYNASWATGDALIIDHTNNRVYNEATEESLIKNITLDSEFFELQPGDNVILIQNQNASGAGVASALTVNWRERFF
- a CDS encoding phage tail spike protein, which gives rise to MAVQALTGTISATSNGSGSLRTSYRLNGSVSSLATVNGQVGKSFGITGRIISGSSVTVTELRYVMGEERKETGFFGLDISSYQTISNADLLFSNVDFIYFRAYGSNHSGDGDTSFEDFVSLAAQHGVPSGAYYFGTPSNVADIQADAEAQADQFLLKLYNAYGYGRVGDLIPMLDIESYTDVTTGTANYPMATGMTGQQLVDWIKAFRDYFYNETGRALGLYVNRYFLQDPTQMAMTDEEVSQLSFMPLWIAEYDRYYKSNPTGSPEVLGGWKDYNLWQYEIIKDASSYGVTSSNNEIDHNYTYSMSQITPIEAPTNVELTQLTNRTIQITYTEPVDVDYTGSEIYVNGEFFGTVPKGSNETTIEVNTAIDDQLQVNVVAVDIWGDKGWSSNSYITMRDVEGLIPPPTTVPVKPHPLYIFNREEELVAVLEQGDKDACTYYNGKIKHVLNGEQLLTFTVPVTHPDAEKIEELGSVAVKNKYRQWQLYTITEIVEIHDEDGLIEKDVTAEGAFVELDDVIIEYLFHDRKRPAVVLPTLLSGTRWEVGSVEGTEIHDLTVERESILSALQTFRERWHGELTFRVEIVGNRIARRIIDFTPMQGAWKGKRFEYSEDLTEITRTIDARGLKTALYVYGPEIPDSNGLLMGIEDIEWVKANGDPTDKPLGQSWVGDDTSRLIWGRPIDGGTEKNHLFGVYENNDAVDNEDLIWKAWVNLQTINEPNISYDAKVVDLYNLLGIEAESVDLGDTVAVLDRDLGIEVQARIVQYVFDLDYPEKDDLTLGNYLPNFTTDSAQVDDLTRKVDNLEQTALKEGDTINPSWLDTEFEFAQDAIRLGGGTVIMNKNDGILIVDDPDNPQKAIKLNAGQIALADSRDIATNTFNWRAFGTGAGWLSDLVKTGFIQFDRSQGGTLLLGGEENGNGQLVVYDANGNVVGDLDSSKGGFTNLYVGNFRSDNVLNSNSDDMTIIVNPSTGDDNNDGLTSATALKRLQRAIDRIPKHNNAIVDIYVQKASFNEYEVRIEGFFGLGRIRIYFQQATLNGMIYIYSNNQRIELYDGFVNQIYGTQYLGDGTISVTRTLDVYLSNMNVYSRRNVDYGLRVRSGYCRVEDCKFYDNTTAGVYAELGGVIDMTGSNEGSGGYAGIRASGSGRIAVLDGTVPAGTVVKESVAGGDIVGAVPTSGTVGTPLILDAPPITTIFSPDVVRSWNSRKGWNTNNNYLYQGEWSDKDSLGNTTYYGNYKGCIFFNNSAILTAISGRTVLSARLRLKRLTYGGYSGQYPVTLWALDSQKSVVGVTEPVFDYNISSNTYFGWGEEDWITIPIWIITSLTNGSYGGLGIYTVNGSSYMIMEEDVKLEITYK
- a CDS encoding DUF421 domain-containing protein: MTYWKILLQLPIAILCLFFFLRIMGNKEMQQSTPIEVACVVLLASMAWDVIFGGQYIIPHMILMMVVLVIVIYLIDWLTFRFSLSEKLFFGEPEVIVRDGVALPSVMERNRISHKELAAKLRAKGIFDIKEVEVAILEISGDISVKKKEDS
- a CDS encoding N-acetylmuramoyl-L-alanine amidase produces the protein MVTVLLDPGHGGTDGGAGTAPYLEKTRNLELALKVRDYLLSTFTVNVIMSRTTDKTVSLDARTNLANQQHVDYFLSIHHNSGAPSARGYEDFTYINVNDTSTSDRIRAAIHTEVVNRILNKYGLPNRGKKKANFHVLRESTMASTLLEIGFVSNTSDQHLIANPAFYNDMAVAIGEGVGKGLSLVRKKSTPTLSPSPSTPSKTFYRVQVGAYKERANALAMQTRLKSAGFPTILSYSNDIYRVQIGAYGNKDNATAMERRLRSAGFPVFVYQV
- a CDS encoding thermonuclease family protein, with translation MYVNMYVSKDERVTVNVTKVIDGDTFVADVSFNVLGNVFVLKEQHFRMEGINAPERKGETKELGEASRAFLESVIGGKSVEVVVPSKEKYGRWLATVYLGDLDVNGYMVQQGYAVFREY